A genomic region of Lonchura striata isolate bLonStr1 chromosome 8, bLonStr1.mat, whole genome shotgun sequence contains the following coding sequences:
- the HNRNPA3 gene encoding heterogeneous nuclear ribonucleoprotein A3 isoform X2, with the protein MAAIKEEREVEDYKRKGRRSSQKYRRLNKGHEPKEPEQLRKLFIGGLSFETTDDSLREHFEKWGTLTDCVVMRDPQTKRSRGFGFVTYSCVEEVDAAMSARPHKVDGRVVEPKRAVSREDSVKPGAHLTVKKIFVGGIKEDTEEYNLREYFEKYGKIETIEVMEDRQSGKKRGFAFVTFDDHDTVDKIVVQKYHTINGHNCEVKKALSKQEMQTASSQRVKYFVGRGGGSGNFMGRGNFGGGGGNFGRGGNFGGRGGYGGGGGGGGSRGSFGGGDGYNGFGDGGNYGGGPGYGSRGGYGGGGGPGYGNPGGGYGGGGGGYDGYNEGGNFGGGNYGGSGNYNDFGNYSGQQQSNYGPMKGGGSFGGRSSGSPYGGGYGSGSGSGGYGGRRF; encoded by the exons ATGGCTGCTATTAAGGAAGAGAGAGAAGTGGAAGACTACAAGAGGAAAGGAAGACGATCCTCACAG AAATACCGTAGACTGAATAAG ggCCATGAGCCAAAGGAGCCGGAGCAGTTGAGAAAGCTGTTCATTGGAGGTCTGAGCTTTGAAACAACAGATGATAGCTTGAGAGAGCACTTTGAGAAATGGGGCACACTCACGGATTGTGTG GTGATGAGAGACCCACAAACAAAACGTTCCAGAGGCTTTGGCTTTGTGACTTACTCCTGTGTGGAGGAGGTGGATGCTGCCATGAGCGCTCGACCACATAAGGTTGATGGACGCGTGGTTGAACCAAAGAGAGCAGTTTCCAGGGAG GATTCTGTAAAGCCTGGGGCACacctcacagtaaagaaaatatttgttggTGGAATTAAAGAAGATACAGAAGAATATAATCTAAGGgaatactttgaaaaatatggGAAGATTGAAACCATCGAGGTCATGGAAGACAGGCAGAGTGGAAAGAAGAGAGGCTTCGCTTTTGTTACTTTTGATGATCATGATACAGTTGATAAAATTGTTG TTCAGAAATACCATACTATAAATGGACACAACTGTGAAGTGAAAAAAGCACTCTCAAAACAAGAGATGCAGACTGCTAGCTCTCAGAGAG TGAAATATTTCGTAGGTCGTGGGGGTGGCTCAGGCAACTTTATGGGCCGTGGAAACTTCGGAGGCGGTGGAGGGAATTTTGGCCGAGGAGGAAACTTTGGTGGGAGAG GAGGCTATGGGGGTGGTGGTGGCggtggtgggagcagaggaagcTTTGGGGGTGGTGACGGATACAATGGATTTGGTGATG gTGGCAACTATGGAGGTGGTCCTGGCTATGGCAGCAGAGGAGGTTATGGTGGTGGTGGAGGACCAGGATATGGAAACCCAGGTGGTGGATacggaggtggaggaggaggatatGATGGCTACAATGAAGGAGGAAATTTTGGTGGTG GTAATTATGGTGGAAGTGGAAACTACAATGACTTTGGCAATTACAGTGGACAACAGCAGTCTAACTATGGTCCCATGAAAGGTGGTGGCAGCTTTGGTGGCAGAAGTTCAGGCAGTCCCTATGGTG GTGGTTATGGATCTGGAAGTGGAAGTGGGGGTTATGGTGGTAGAAGATTCTAA
- the HNRNPA3 gene encoding heterogeneous nuclear ribonucleoprotein A3 isoform X4: protein MAAIKEEREVEDYKRKGRRSSQGHEPKEPEQLRKLFIGGLSFETTDDSLREHFEKWGTLTDCVVMRDPQTKRSRGFGFVTYSCVEEVDAAMSARPHKVDGRVVEPKRAVSREDSVKPGAHLTVKKIFVGGIKEDTEEYNLREYFEKYGKIETIEVMEDRQSGKKRGFAFVTFDDHDTVDKIVVQKYHTINGHNCEVKKALSKQEMQTASSQRVKYFVGRGGGSGNFMGRGNFGGGGGNFGRGGNFGGRGGYGGGGGGGGSRGSFGGGDGYNGFGDGGNYGGGPGYGSRGGYGGGGGPGYGNPGGGYGGGGGGYDGYNEGGNFGGGNYGGSGNYNDFGNYSGQQQSNYGPMKGGGSFGGRSSGSPYGGGYGSGSGSGGYGGRRF, encoded by the exons ATGGCTGCTATTAAGGAAGAGAGAGAAGTGGAAGACTACAAGAGGAAAGGAAGACGATCCTCACAG ggCCATGAGCCAAAGGAGCCGGAGCAGTTGAGAAAGCTGTTCATTGGAGGTCTGAGCTTTGAAACAACAGATGATAGCTTGAGAGAGCACTTTGAGAAATGGGGCACACTCACGGATTGTGTG GTGATGAGAGACCCACAAACAAAACGTTCCAGAGGCTTTGGCTTTGTGACTTACTCCTGTGTGGAGGAGGTGGATGCTGCCATGAGCGCTCGACCACATAAGGTTGATGGACGCGTGGTTGAACCAAAGAGAGCAGTTTCCAGGGAG GATTCTGTAAAGCCTGGGGCACacctcacagtaaagaaaatatttgttggTGGAATTAAAGAAGATACAGAAGAATATAATCTAAGGgaatactttgaaaaatatggGAAGATTGAAACCATCGAGGTCATGGAAGACAGGCAGAGTGGAAAGAAGAGAGGCTTCGCTTTTGTTACTTTTGATGATCATGATACAGTTGATAAAATTGTTG TTCAGAAATACCATACTATAAATGGACACAACTGTGAAGTGAAAAAAGCACTCTCAAAACAAGAGATGCAGACTGCTAGCTCTCAGAGAG TGAAATATTTCGTAGGTCGTGGGGGTGGCTCAGGCAACTTTATGGGCCGTGGAAACTTCGGAGGCGGTGGAGGGAATTTTGGCCGAGGAGGAAACTTTGGTGGGAGAG GAGGCTATGGGGGTGGTGGTGGCggtggtgggagcagaggaagcTTTGGGGGTGGTGACGGATACAATGGATTTGGTGATG gTGGCAACTATGGAGGTGGTCCTGGCTATGGCAGCAGAGGAGGTTATGGTGGTGGTGGAGGACCAGGATATGGAAACCCAGGTGGTGGATacggaggtggaggaggaggatatGATGGCTACAATGAAGGAGGAAATTTTGGTGGTG GTAATTATGGTGGAAGTGGAAACTACAATGACTTTGGCAATTACAGTGGACAACAGCAGTCTAACTATGGTCCCATGAAAGGTGGTGGCAGCTTTGGTGGCAGAAGTTCAGGCAGTCCCTATGGTG GTGGTTATGGATCTGGAAGTGGAAGTGGGGGTTATGGTGGTAGAAGATTCTAA
- the HNRNPA3 gene encoding heterogeneous nuclear ribonucleoprotein A3 isoform X1: protein MAAIKEEREVEDYKRKGRRSSQQKYRRLNKGHEPKEPEQLRKLFIGGLSFETTDDSLREHFEKWGTLTDCVVMRDPQTKRSRGFGFVTYSCVEEVDAAMSARPHKVDGRVVEPKRAVSREDSVKPGAHLTVKKIFVGGIKEDTEEYNLREYFEKYGKIETIEVMEDRQSGKKRGFAFVTFDDHDTVDKIVVQKYHTINGHNCEVKKALSKQEMQTASSQRVKYFVGRGGGSGNFMGRGNFGGGGGNFGRGGNFGGRGGYGGGGGGGGSRGSFGGGDGYNGFGDGGNYGGGPGYGSRGGYGGGGGPGYGNPGGGYGGGGGGYDGYNEGGNFGGGNYGGSGNYNDFGNYSGQQQSNYGPMKGGGSFGGRSSGSPYGGGYGSGSGSGGYGGRRF, encoded by the exons ATGGCTGCTATTAAGGAAGAGAGAGAAGTGGAAGACTACAAGAGGAAAGGAAGACGATCCTCACAG CAGAAATACCGTAGACTGAATAAG ggCCATGAGCCAAAGGAGCCGGAGCAGTTGAGAAAGCTGTTCATTGGAGGTCTGAGCTTTGAAACAACAGATGATAGCTTGAGAGAGCACTTTGAGAAATGGGGCACACTCACGGATTGTGTG GTGATGAGAGACCCACAAACAAAACGTTCCAGAGGCTTTGGCTTTGTGACTTACTCCTGTGTGGAGGAGGTGGATGCTGCCATGAGCGCTCGACCACATAAGGTTGATGGACGCGTGGTTGAACCAAAGAGAGCAGTTTCCAGGGAG GATTCTGTAAAGCCTGGGGCACacctcacagtaaagaaaatatttgttggTGGAATTAAAGAAGATACAGAAGAATATAATCTAAGGgaatactttgaaaaatatggGAAGATTGAAACCATCGAGGTCATGGAAGACAGGCAGAGTGGAAAGAAGAGAGGCTTCGCTTTTGTTACTTTTGATGATCATGATACAGTTGATAAAATTGTTG TTCAGAAATACCATACTATAAATGGACACAACTGTGAAGTGAAAAAAGCACTCTCAAAACAAGAGATGCAGACTGCTAGCTCTCAGAGAG TGAAATATTTCGTAGGTCGTGGGGGTGGCTCAGGCAACTTTATGGGCCGTGGAAACTTCGGAGGCGGTGGAGGGAATTTTGGCCGAGGAGGAAACTTTGGTGGGAGAG GAGGCTATGGGGGTGGTGGTGGCggtggtgggagcagaggaagcTTTGGGGGTGGTGACGGATACAATGGATTTGGTGATG gTGGCAACTATGGAGGTGGTCCTGGCTATGGCAGCAGAGGAGGTTATGGTGGTGGTGGAGGACCAGGATATGGAAACCCAGGTGGTGGATacggaggtggaggaggaggatatGATGGCTACAATGAAGGAGGAAATTTTGGTGGTG GTAATTATGGTGGAAGTGGAAACTACAATGACTTTGGCAATTACAGTGGACAACAGCAGTCTAACTATGGTCCCATGAAAGGTGGTGGCAGCTTTGGTGGCAGAAGTTCAGGCAGTCCCTATGGTG GTGGTTATGGATCTGGAAGTGGAAGTGGGGGTTATGGTGGTAGAAGATTCTAA
- the HNRNPA3 gene encoding heterogeneous nuclear ribonucleoprotein A3 isoform X3 codes for MAAIKEEREVEDYKRKGRRSSQQKYRRLNKGHEPKEPEQLRKLFIGGLSFETTDDSLREHFEKWGTLTDCVVMRDPQTKRSRGFGFVTYSCVEEVDAAMSARPHKVDGRVVEPKRAVSREDSVKPGAHLTVKKIFVGGIKEDTEEYNLREYFEKYGKIETIEVMEDRQSGKKRGFAFVTFDDHDTVDKIVVQKYHTINGHNCEVKKALSKQEMQTASSQRGRGGGSGNFMGRGNFGGGGGNFGRGGNFGGRGGYGGGGGGGGSRGSFGGGDGYNGFGDGGNYGGGPGYGSRGGYGGGGGPGYGNPGGGYGGGGGGYDGYNEGGNFGGGNYGGSGNYNDFGNYSGQQQSNYGPMKGGGSFGGRSSGSPYGGGYGSGSGSGGYGGRRF; via the exons ATGGCTGCTATTAAGGAAGAGAGAGAAGTGGAAGACTACAAGAGGAAAGGAAGACGATCCTCACAG CAGAAATACCGTAGACTGAATAAG ggCCATGAGCCAAAGGAGCCGGAGCAGTTGAGAAAGCTGTTCATTGGAGGTCTGAGCTTTGAAACAACAGATGATAGCTTGAGAGAGCACTTTGAGAAATGGGGCACACTCACGGATTGTGTG GTGATGAGAGACCCACAAACAAAACGTTCCAGAGGCTTTGGCTTTGTGACTTACTCCTGTGTGGAGGAGGTGGATGCTGCCATGAGCGCTCGACCACATAAGGTTGATGGACGCGTGGTTGAACCAAAGAGAGCAGTTTCCAGGGAG GATTCTGTAAAGCCTGGGGCACacctcacagtaaagaaaatatttgttggTGGAATTAAAGAAGATACAGAAGAATATAATCTAAGGgaatactttgaaaaatatggGAAGATTGAAACCATCGAGGTCATGGAAGACAGGCAGAGTGGAAAGAAGAGAGGCTTCGCTTTTGTTACTTTTGATGATCATGATACAGTTGATAAAATTGTTG TTCAGAAATACCATACTATAAATGGACACAACTGTGAAGTGAAAAAAGCACTCTCAAAACAAGAGATGCAGACTGCTAGCTCTCAGAGAG GTCGTGGGGGTGGCTCAGGCAACTTTATGGGCCGTGGAAACTTCGGAGGCGGTGGAGGGAATTTTGGCCGAGGAGGAAACTTTGGTGGGAGAG GAGGCTATGGGGGTGGTGGTGGCggtggtgggagcagaggaagcTTTGGGGGTGGTGACGGATACAATGGATTTGGTGATG gTGGCAACTATGGAGGTGGTCCTGGCTATGGCAGCAGAGGAGGTTATGGTGGTGGTGGAGGACCAGGATATGGAAACCCAGGTGGTGGATacggaggtggaggaggaggatatGATGGCTACAATGAAGGAGGAAATTTTGGTGGTG GTAATTATGGTGGAAGTGGAAACTACAATGACTTTGGCAATTACAGTGGACAACAGCAGTCTAACTATGGTCCCATGAAAGGTGGTGGCAGCTTTGGTGGCAGAAGTTCAGGCAGTCCCTATGGTG GTGGTTATGGATCTGGAAGTGGAAGTGGGGGTTATGGTGGTAGAAGATTCTAA